ATTACCCCTCTATTATTAATGGCATCCAGACATATATAAGTTCATTAAGGGAGTTCGACGAAATGACGGCTGATCAGGCTGACGAAGTCATGGCCGGGTATCTCCTGAAGGGAGGAAAGATGCTCGCTAAATCATGTAAGGTCTGCGGGTATCCCCTGTTTGAATACAAGGGAGAGACACAGTGCGTGATCTGTCCGCTCGCCGCACCAAAAGAGGATCTTCCCGAACCGGAGCCGCCCGGCGAGGTCCGGGAACCCGTGCAGTCTCCTGCACCGGCGGCGGCCGCCCGGGAACCGCAGGGCCGGGTGGCCGCGGAACTCGAGCGGACGATCGTCCATCTCTGCGAGCGGATCCGGGGCGAGCAGAGGGCCGGCGAATGCCTGACCCTGATGAAGGCGGTCGAGCGGGGCGCTAGAGCCCTCGCAACACTGGATCAGCGGTAAGGCCTTCGGGCAAGATCCCATATCGCACGGGCCGTCTTTTCACCGATCCCGTGCACGGATGCCAGTTCCTTCTCTTCGGCATCGATGATCGCCTTGAGCGACCCGAAATGCTCGAGGAGGAGCCGTGCACTTTTCATACCGATGCCCGGGAACGCAGCGAGCGCATACTCCTGTTCTTCACGGACCGAGCGGTAGGACTTCTTCGGATGCACCTTGTGCTCTCCCCGCTCGCTCCCCTCCCGTTGTGCAAGGATGTAGAGCATCTCGGCGGTGTCGTCCGCATCCCTCGTGCGCATCAGCGTGACCCCCATATCCACCGTGATGGCCGCAAGCGTGCCCCGGACGGCGTTTTGGTGGATGTTGCGCACTTCGTAGAGGTCTTCCTCGCCCTCGATGATCAGGACGGGACGCGGCACCGCACCGGCCATGGCCTTGATCTGCCCGAAGAGGTCCCGCTCGACCAGGGTGTTCATGAAGTCATGGACGGTCTTGCGCTCGACAAGGATTCGATCGCCGATGGCGTAGTCGCCGAACTCGAGGCGCTCGAGCGTGATCGATGCCCCGAGTTCGTGCAGGCGCTCGGCGACCCGTGACGACGTCTCCCGGTCGTCGACGGTGATCGCCGGTCCCGGGGGAGCGAACGCGAGGAAGTCTATCTGCCTGGTGGCGGCAGGGATAGGCGGGACGGCCGGGGTGGGGGCGGGCGCAGTGCTCATGCCCCTGATCCCGGTCACCATCGCCCGCTCCCGGGTCTGGCTCACGTACCGGAACGTCTCGTCTGAGGTGCCTTTCGTCACCAGCACGACGATCGTGCCGCTGCCGCTCCTCCCGGTCCGCCCCTTCCGCTGGATGCTCCTGATCTCCGAGGGGACGGCCTCGTAGAAGATGACCATGTCCGTCGAGGGGACATCGAGCCCTTCCTCGCCTACGGAGGTCGCGACCAGACACCTGAACTCACCCTCCCGGAACCGGGCAAGGCTCGCGATCTGCTCTTTCTGCGAGAGCCCCCGCTCCGCATCCCGGGAGGCCTGGCCGACGAACCGCTCGCATGCGATGCCGCTTTCGGAGAGCGCGTCGACGAGCGTCTGGACGGTGTCGCGGTAGGTGGCAAAGACGATGATCCGGCTCTGTGGGTGCGCTGCAAGCTGCGCCCGCACGAGTTCCCGGACGATGGCGACCTTGGGATGGAGTTCCTCCTTCCAGCCGCCGGAGACCTCGACGAGACTCTGGTAGGCAGGGTCGCCGACAAGGCGCTTGCTCGCCTTGCTCCCTGCGCTCGAGGCTCCTTCCGCGCCGAGCCGGGCGAGATACAGTTTGAGCGCAACGCTGCCCTGCGTCTCGACGAGCGAGATGGCGTGACGGAGTTTCATGCACTCCGCGTGCAGGGAGGCCGCGATGAACGCGGAGGGGTCCCGCGTCCGTATACGCTGCTGGATCTGGGCGTTCAAGGCGTTAAGCGCCTTCATGGAGAGTTTGTCAGGTGCAGGAACCCGGAAATTGAGTTTCGCGAGCCGGGCAAGACGGGACTCCACGAGCCCCCGGAGAACGACGAGCGCCGCCTGCAGTTCTTCGGGCAGGTAGACGTCGACGTACTGGATGTCGCGCTCGTGGATGTAGGGGCGGACATCCTCGTCGGTCTCCACCCGTGTCTCGACCGCCTCGACACGAAGGTTGTCGCAGACCTCCTGCACCTTCACCTGGTCGCCCCCGGGAGAAGCGGTCATCGCGAGCAGCAGGGGCTTTTTTGCCGTGGTGCAGTAGTGCTGCGCAAGAAAGACGTAGGCGTAGTTGCCCACCGCACGGTGGCACTCGTCCACGACCAGCAGCACGACGTCGGCAAGGCTGTATCTTCCCGCCAGGCAGTCGTTCTTGATCACCTGCGGGGTGGCGAAACAGACCCGGCACGCCTTCCAGGCACTGGTCCGCTCCTCCGGGGGAGTGTCGCCGGTGAACATGACAAAATCGGACTCTTCCGGCTCGGAACCTTCCCGGGAGAGCAGGAACTGCTTGAAAAAGCGGAGGTGCTGCTCGACCAGGGGTTTTGTAGGCGCAAGCATCAGCACCTTGCCCGGGTGGGAGTAGAGGCGGGACGCCGCGACGATGAGCGCGACGGCCGTCTTCCCGAGGCCGGTCGGGAGGACGACCATCGTGTTCGCGTCAAGCGCCCGGAGCGCAATGGTGAACTGGTACCGCCGCTCCTCGATGCTCTGGGGTCGGATCAGCGGGTGGGAGATATGGTTCATGCCCTGAGTTCATGGAATGTGGTGACACCGGAGATGAGTGCGGAGAGGGTCTCCGGCAGCCGCTCGACCGGTATGCGGACCTGCTCCATGCTGTCACGATCCCTCACGGTCACGGTATTGTCCTCGAGCGTATCGTAGTCGACGGTGACGGCAAAGGGTGTCCCGACCTCGTCCTGTCTCCGGTAACGCCTGCCGATGGCGCCGGAGTCGTCGTACTGGGCGAGGATGCGGCATCCCGCGAGCCTTTCCGTGATCGTCTGCGCGATTTCATCGAGGCCGTCCCGGTTCATCAGCGGGAAGACGGCGACCTGGATCGGTGCGACCGCCGGCGGGAGCCGGAGCACCTTTCTTATCTCGCCCTCGACCTCCTCCTCGGCGTAGCTGTGCTCCAGCGCGACGTAGATCATCCGGTCGATGCCGTATGACGGCTCGATGACATGGGGCATCACCTCTTCGCCGCGGACCTCCACCTCTTCCTCGTGAACCTGGTAGAGGTCGGCGGTGATGAAGAACTCCTCGCCGTCGACGGTAACCCGCGCGCCGTCCTCTCCAGGCTCCGAAACGGCCAGCGCGTCTGCAATAGCCTTCGCCTTGCCGCGGAACCGGGGTCCGAGCACGCCCATATCGGCAACGATCCGCCGCTTTACGACCTTTTTGGGCTCGTCGTAGGGTATGAAGACCGTCATCGAGGTGCCGGACTGCCCGGCATGCGAGCGCAGGTCGTAGTTGGTGCGGTCGGCGATGCCGACGATCTCAACCCAGCCGAAGCGGCCGGAGTATACCTCGGCGTCCCAGCAGTCGGCAGCGTAGTGCGCCCGCTCGTCGGTCAGGTGCTGGCGGAACCGGAGTTTCGCCGGGTCAACGCCGATTGCGGTCAGGATCCTGTGGGTGAGCGCGATGTAGTAGGCGACGTACTCGTTTGCGATCAGCCCCTCGTCCACGGCGGCACGCATCGTGATCCCGGCCGGCTCCTGGCCATCGAGCTGACGGTCGATGGTGAGGAGGGGCGCTGGATACTCCGCGTAGCGGTGGAAGGCGGGATGGTCCTTCCGGTCGGGGTGGACGAAGATCTCGGCCTCAGCCTGGGAGAACTCCCGCAGCCGGATCATGCCCTGGCGGGGAGAGATCTCGTTGCGGTAGGACTTCCCGATCTGGACCGCGCCGAAGGGAAGCTTGTCCCGGTAGAAGCGCAGGAGCCTGGAAAAGTCGGTGAAGATGCCCTGGGCGGTCTCGGGGCGCAGGTAGCCCTTCCGCTGCGACCCGGGGCCGATGGTCGTCTCGAACATCAGGTTGAAGGCAAAGACGCCCGCTTCGCCCAGGGGTTCCTTGCATGCAGGGCAGGGAAGGTTACAGAGCGCTGCCTGGAGCGCCTCAGCCGGGAGCGTGCCTGCATTCCCGATGCCGTTCTCCTCTGCGATGTGATCGGCGCGGAGATACTCGCCGCAGTGCGGACACTGCACCATCTTGTCGGCAAACTCTTTCACATGACCGGATGCGACGAAGATTGCTTCATTCCCAACGGTGGGGCATTCGATCTCGTAGTAGCCCTCCTGGAAGACGTAGAACGATCGCCAGAGGTTCTCTACGTTGCGCTTCATCATCGCTCCGAGCGGGCCGTAGTCGATGAACCCGGCGATCGACCCGTATATCTCGGCTGAGGGCCAGACGAAACCCCGTCTTCTGGCTACTTCCATGACTTTTTCGTAAATATCGCTCGTCTCGGCCATAGTCCTGCAGTACAGTTGAGCGCCGGTGCTAATAAAGAATGGTCCTCCCCTCGCGCGAGATCACAATTCTTCGAAAAAGGGGCCGAACGAGGAGGGTTTTTTTCCACGGTCGGCAGTATCCCGGAAGATATGGTTACATCCACAAAAATGATCTTTCTATCTCGGTGGATTATATGGTAAGCTTTAAATGTTAGCGGTTGTAATGTAGGGAACGTTACGCCCCGGTTGGGGGATAAACTATATATCCAGGGTCATCAAGGGTGACCCACGGAACCAGACGGTGGAATACAGAACAGAGAGACACGGACATGGCAGAAGATACCCGCAAGCAGCAGCTCCTTGAGCTGTTCACGACCATCACGAACAAGAAGACGATCGTTGAGCCGATGAGAAAGGTTCACGGTACGCTTCGGGATCGCGACGCTGTTGAGCGCGAGATTGCCCTGATCATGCGCGAAGTCCTCGATCAAGGGTATTTCAAGACCAAACTCGCCCCGCGGCAACTTGCAAAACTCGTGGTCGCGTATTACGACGGCAAGAACGACACCGAGATTGCGAGGGCGCTCGGCGACGAGAAGCTGAGCAAGACCGTGGCACGCGCCCGGGTCCGCCTCAAACTCTTCAGGGAACTCGACTTCAAGATGCCGTTCGACCAGGGAACGATGTCGGACCTTCTTGATTCGGGGAAGACCATGAAGGAGATCAGCGAGGAACTCGACGTGAGCCCCTCCACGCTTCGTGAGTACCGCCATGTGATCGAGCAGCAGAGAGACACCACTCTCGACCCATACCTGGAACGGATCCGGGATGTGATGGAAGACCGCGATCTCTCCGAGCTGATGACGCGCGGTGTCGCCAACGACGGTCTCGCCGAGGCGATCGACATCACCGAAGCGATCGATATGGGGGAGTTCTGAACCCCGGGTCCACCCTCTGTAACCCCACTGAACATTTTTTAGTCTCGAAAATCGATCTCTTCTCCATGAGGTTGACCTGGCTTGGCCACGCTTGTTTCTCGCTTGCTGGATCGCGGACGATCCTCATCGATCCCTTCATCCCGGAGGACTCGCTCCCAACGAAACCCGATATCGTTGCCGTGACGCACGCGCACGCGGACCACCTGGGCATTACCGCACGGTTGAAGACGAAGACGGTCGCTATCAACGAGGTGGCGAAGTACCTCAAAGCGAAGGGCGTTCCTGCCGAACCGATGAACATCGGCGGCAGCATCACCGTCGACGGCGTCCGGTTCACGATGACGCCCGCGCTCCACTCGTCGTGGCTGGAGGACGAGGGCATGGGCTTCTACGGCGGTGTGGCCGCCGGGTTCGTCATCGCGATGGACGGCATCAGCGTCTACCACGCGGGGGATACGGCGCTCTTCTCCGACATGCAGCTCATCCGCGACCTCTACCGGCCGGACGTGGCGCTCCTCCCCGTCGGCGGGTGCTTCACGATGGGGCCCGAGGAGGCGATGATCGCGGCCCGGTACATCGGCGCGCCACTGGTGATCCCGATGCACTACGACACCTTCCCCGCCATCCGGCAGAACGTGGAGGACTTCAAGCAGGCCATCGAGCGGACGACGTCGATCCGGGTCGCGGTACTCTCGCCGGGGGAGAGCATCGAGGTTGGTCCGGAGGGTTCCGGGGAGTGCGACGGTTCGGAGCGCGATGGTTCGTAAGAACCGGAGCGTGAGCACCGAAGGTGCGAAGAACCGGAGCTTGAGAAGACCGAAGGTCTTCGAGTGCGACGTTCCGACAGGAACGTCGTTCCCTCAGACGCCATATTACGTCCACCCTGCCAGTTCCCGGGGCTTCTCCTTGCAGGGAGGGCGCTCCCGTCGCAACTCGAAAACGCTTCGCGTTTTCTCAAGCTCCGGTCCTTTGGACCATCGCACCCTTCGGCCGTCGCACACCCCATGCCCCCACCCCCACCCTCCACCTGATCCTGCACAAGGTATATGTGGTCTCAAGCCCGCAATGGGGCCAGGCTCACCGATCGTTCGGTGAGAATACGCAGTA
This portion of the Methanoculleus oceani genome encodes:
- a CDS encoding DEAD/DEAH box helicase — translated: MNHISHPLIRPQSIEERRYQFTIALRALDANTMVVLPTGLGKTAVALIVAASRLYSHPGKVLMLAPTKPLVEQHLRFFKQFLLSREGSEPEESDFVMFTGDTPPEERTSAWKACRVCFATPQVIKNDCLAGRYSLADVVLLVVDECHRAVGNYAYVFLAQHYCTTAKKPLLLAMTASPGGDQVKVQEVCDNLRVEAVETRVETDEDVRPYIHERDIQYVDVYLPEELQAALVVLRGLVESRLARLAKLNFRVPAPDKLSMKALNALNAQIQQRIRTRDPSAFIAASLHAECMKLRHAISLVETQGSVALKLYLARLGAEGASSAGSKASKRLVGDPAYQSLVEVSGGWKEELHPKVAIVRELVRAQLAAHPQSRIIVFATYRDTVQTLVDALSESGIACERFVGQASRDAERGLSQKEQIASLARFREGEFRCLVATSVGEEGLDVPSTDMVIFYEAVPSEIRSIQRKGRTGRSGSGTIVVLVTKGTSDETFRYVSQTRERAMVTGIRGMSTAPAPTPAVPPIPAATRQIDFLAFAPPGPAITVDDRETSSRVAERLHELGASITLERLEFGDYAIGDRILVERKTVHDFMNTLVERDLFGQIKAMAGAVPRPVLIIEGEEDLYEVRNIHQNAVRGTLAAITVDMGVTLMRTRDADDTAEMLYILAQREGSERGEHKVHPKKSYRSVREEQEYALAAFPGIGMKSARLLLEHFGSLKAIIDAEEKELASVHGIGEKTARAIWDLARRPYR
- the glyS gene encoding glycine--tRNA ligase, which codes for MAETSDIYEKVMEVARRRGFVWPSAEIYGSIAGFIDYGPLGAMMKRNVENLWRSFYVFQEGYYEIECPTVGNEAIFVASGHVKEFADKMVQCPHCGEYLRADHIAEENGIGNAGTLPAEALQAALCNLPCPACKEPLGEAGVFAFNLMFETTIGPGSQRKGYLRPETAQGIFTDFSRLLRFYRDKLPFGAVQIGKSYRNEISPRQGMIRLREFSQAEAEIFVHPDRKDHPAFHRYAEYPAPLLTIDRQLDGQEPAGITMRAAVDEGLIANEYVAYYIALTHRILTAIGVDPAKLRFRQHLTDERAHYAADCWDAEVYSGRFGWVEIVGIADRTNYDLRSHAGQSGTSMTVFIPYDEPKKVVKRRIVADMGVLGPRFRGKAKAIADALAVSEPGEDGARVTVDGEEFFITADLYQVHEEEVEVRGEEVMPHVIEPSYGIDRMIYVALEHSYAEEEVEGEIRKVLRLPPAVAPIQVAVFPLMNRDGLDEIAQTITERLAGCRILAQYDDSGAIGRRYRRQDEVGTPFAVTVDYDTLEDNTVTVRDRDSMEQVRIPVERLPETLSALISGVTTFHELRA
- a CDS encoding metal-dependent hydrolase, which codes for MRLTWLGHACFSLAGSRTILIDPFIPEDSLPTKPDIVAVTHAHADHLGITARLKTKTVAINEVAKYLKAKGVPAEPMNIGGSITVDGVRFTMTPALHSSWLEDEGMGFYGGVAAGFVIAMDGISVYHAGDTALFSDMQLIRDLYRPDVALLPVGGCFTMGPEEAMIAARYIGAPLVIPMHYDTFPAIRQNVEDFKQAIERTTSIRVAVLSPGESIEVGPEGSGECDGSERDGS
- a CDS encoding Sjogren's syndrome/scleroderma autoantigen 1 family protein, whose protein sequence is MTADQADEVMAGYLLKGGKMLAKSCKVCGYPLFEYKGETQCVICPLAAPKEDLPEPEPPGEVREPVQSPAPAAAAREPQGRVAAELERTIVHLCERIRGEQRAGECLTLMKAVERGARALATLDQR
- a CDS encoding response regulator receiver protein, with amino-acid sequence MAEDTRKQQLLELFTTITNKKTIVEPMRKVHGTLRDRDAVEREIALIMREVLDQGYFKTKLAPRQLAKLVVAYYDGKNDTEIARALGDEKLSKTVARARVRLKLFRELDFKMPFDQGTMSDLLDSGKTMKEISEELDVSPSTLREYRHVIEQQRDTTLDPYLERIRDVMEDRDLSELMTRGVANDGLAEAIDITEAIDMGEF